Proteins found in one Methanomassiliicoccales archaeon genomic segment:
- a CDS encoding DUF61 family protein: MFDDRTFQKFVSSMNMHLPVQKRSLEELLKEKETYYCGKDGNRYIIDRKELEYLTTIIPLEERGKLRLPILVMTEAGEDRNAWKVTGKIEVKVIARVLDREPDTEDLIIFYYPHLQELRKKLPTSTTVMFMP, translated from the coding sequence GTGTTCGATGATCGCACTTTCCAGAAATTCGTCTCCAGTATGAATATGCATCTACCTGTGCAAAAGCGTTCGTTGGAGGAATTGTTAAAAGAAAAGGAGACCTATTATTGCGGAAAGGATGGTAATCGCTATATTATAGATAGGAAAGAACTCGAATACCTGACTACTATAATTCCTCTTGAGGAGAGAGGCAAATTACGGCTACCTATCTTAGTAATGACCGAAGCTGGTGAAGATAGAAACGCTTGGAAAGTAACAGGGAAAATAGAGGTAAAAGTCATTGCCAGAGTCTTAGACCGTGAGCCAGATACAGAAGATTTAATAATTTTCTACTATCCCCATTTACAAGAGTTGAGGAAAAAATTACCTACCAGTACCACCGTGATGTTCATGCCTTAG